From the Nitrospirota bacterium genome, one window contains:
- the hemH gene encoding ferrochelatase → MNNPAIILLNLGGPDCIEAVKPFLYNLFKDREIIRLGPSFMQKPLAWLISSLRQGKTKEAYTLIGGRSPILDITMAQADELQKAVGLKVYVAMRYWRPYTDDVVREINREGIKKLICLTLYPHYSKATTGSAMEDFKRAVRKYPIEYHAVTSWFNQPSYIEALIHVIKKGVGSVQDIHLLFSAHSLPQRFIDEGDPYMNEIMGTINEVMKHFPNMTNRWHISYQSKSGPVRWLKPSTDEMLRKLSAGGVKNVLVIPISFVSDHMETLYEIDILYKGIAERLGIELKRTESLNTNPIFIRALREIALDAIKSAGWSL, encoded by the coding sequence CTGAATAATCCTGCTATAATCCTTCTTAACTTAGGCGGACCTGACTGCATCGAGGCAGTTAAGCCGTTTCTTTATAATCTCTTCAAAGACCGTGAGATTATCAGGCTTGGTCCATCGTTTATGCAAAAGCCCCTTGCATGGCTCATCTCGAGCCTGAGGCAGGGAAAGACAAAGGAGGCATATACCCTCATTGGAGGCAGGTCCCCTATCTTAGACATTACAATGGCACAGGCAGATGAACTTCAAAAGGCAGTAGGCTTAAAGGTCTATGTTGCAATGAGGTACTGGAGACCATATACAGATGATGTTGTCAGAGAAATTAACAGGGAGGGCATAAAGAAGCTCATTTGCCTGACTCTATATCCTCATTACTCAAAGGCAACGACAGGCTCTGCAATGGAGGACTTTAAAAGGGCTGTCAGGAAATACCCTATTGAGTATCATGCAGTTACCTCTTGGTTTAACCAACCTTCTTATATAGAGGCACTTATCCATGTAATTAAAAAAGGCGTTGGGAGCGTTCAAGACATCCATCTCCTTTTTAGTGCACACAGTCTTCCTCAGAGATTCATAGACGAAGGAGACCCATATATGAATGAGATTATGGGGACGATTAACGAGGTAATGAAGCACTTCCCTAACATGACTAACAGGTGGCATATATCTTATCAATCAAAGAGCGGTCCTGTAAGGTGGCTTAAACCTTCAACTGATGAGATGTTAAGAAAGCTCTCGGCAGGAGGTGTTAAGAATGTCCTCGTTATACCAATAAGCTTTGTCTCGGACCATATGGAGACACTTTATGAGATTGATATATTATACAAGGGCATTGCCGAAAGGCTCGGCATAGAGCTTAAAAGAACAGAGTCTTTGAATACCAATCCTATATTTATTCGCGCACTCAGAGAGATTGCCTTAGATGCAATTAAATCAGCAGGTTGGAGCCTATGA
- the hemG gene encoding protoporphyrinogen oxidase, whose translation MSLIIIGGGISGLSLAYSLVSGKGDIELTLIEADRKLGGKVCSQTERGYIFESGVNAFLNNKPKTLELASHLLLHPLRSSDSARKRFIYSEGKLHRLSESPPAFLASSLMSLPGKLRILLEPFMPKGAKDDESLADFARRRLGKEAYEKLIDPMASGIYAGDPETMSLKSCFPRIYELENEYGSLIRALIKLKKEAKKTGAKVSAGPSGVLTSFPSGMSSMTDALGAVLKHRIKTQSKAVSIEKTKQGYAVYLEDGSRLEAERIVLATPAYESANILKEMDKSFSDALEEIPYPPLSIVALAYKKEKLKASLDAFGFLVPKKEGRRILGALYDSSIFPNRAPEGYVLLRCMAGGAKSPEIALMDDKRLLSSVLEDLRDISGIRTEPELIKIFRHEKAIPQYLIGHSERLRKIDEILQRYKGLYITGNSLRGIGFNDCIENSYKLSERILQPVTSESHLR comes from the coding sequence ATGAGCCTAATAATCATTGGAGGTGGAATCTCAGGGCTCTCTCTTGCCTATAGCCTCGTTTCAGGTAAAGGAGACATCGAGCTTACCCTCATAGAGGCTGATAGAAAGTTAGGCGGAAAGGTCTGTAGCCAGACCGAAAGAGGCTATATTTTTGAATCAGGGGTCAATGCCTTTCTTAATAACAAGCCTAAAACCCTCGAGCTTGCATCACACCTTTTGCTTCACCCGCTTAGAAGTAGCGATTCTGCAAGAAAAAGGTTTATATATTCAGAGGGAAAACTCCACAGGCTTTCTGAATCTCCGCCTGCCTTTTTAGCCTCATCCCTTATGAGTCTTCCGGGGAAGCTGAGAATCCTCCTTGAGCCTTTTATGCCAAAAGGAGCTAAAGATGACGAAAGCCTTGCTGATTTTGCAAGAAGAAGGCTTGGAAAAGAGGCATACGAAAAGCTCATAGACCCAATGGCATCAGGCATCTATGCAGGCGACCCAGAGACGATGAGCCTCAAAAGTTGTTTTCCAAGGATATATGAGCTTGAGAATGAATACGGTTCTCTTATAAGGGCATTGATAAAGCTAAAGAAGGAGGCAAAAAAAACAGGGGCAAAGGTAAGTGCAGGTCCATCTGGTGTCCTCACCTCATTCCCTTCAGGCATGTCGAGCATGACCGATGCCTTAGGAGCAGTCCTTAAACACAGGATAAAAACCCAAAGCAAGGCAGTCTCCATAGAGAAAACAAAACAGGGCTATGCAGTGTATTTAGAGGATGGCTCGAGGCTCGAGGCAGAAAGGATTGTCCTTGCCACACCTGCCTATGAAAGTGCAAATATCCTTAAAGAGATGGATAAAAGTTTTTCCGACGCCCTCGAGGAGATTCCGTATCCGCCTCTCTCTATTGTGGCTTTGGCGTATAAGAAGGAAAAACTAAAGGCATCCCTCGATGCATTTGGATTCCTCGTGCCCAAAAAAGAGGGAAGAAGAATCTTAGGTGCGCTTTATGATTCAAGTATATTCCCAAATAGAGCACCTGAGGGCTATGTTCTTCTTAGGTGCATGGCAGGTGGTGCAAAGTCTCCTGAGATTGCACTTATGGATGATAAGAGGCTCCTGAGTTCGGTCCTTGAAGACCTAAGAGACATTTCAGGCATAAGGACAGAGCCCGAGCTCATTAAAATCTTCAGACATGAAAAGGCAATACCACAGTATCTTATAGGTCATAGCGAAAGATTAAGAAAGATAGATGAGATACTGCAAAGATATAAAGGACTCTATATTACAGGTAATAGCCTAAGAGGTATCGGGTTTAACGACTGCATAGAGAACTCATATAAGTTATCAGAAAGGATTCTTCAGCCTGTTACCTCAGAAAGCCACTTAAGATAG
- a CDS encoding dTMP kinase: protein MTRGIFISFEGIEGTGKTTQVVLIKEYLEKKRHTVIISKEPGGTAISERIREILLSTEHKEMDSLTELFLYFASRRQHIKELIVPSLEAGKIVITDRFSDSTKAYQGYARGIDVGFIDTLNKAVTGGLMPDLTVLLDTDVETGLKRNMGINKLDRLELEDIEFHKRVREGYLLLAKKEPNRIKVVDAGLTVEKIHDRVVEIVEKYLMRGQSR from the coding sequence ATGACAAGAGGAATATTTATATCGTTTGAGGGCATAGAAGGCACTGGGAAAACAACACAAGTTGTGCTCATTAAAGAGTATCTCGAAAAAAAAAGGCACACTGTTATAATTTCCAAAGAGCCGGGTGGAACAGCCATAAGCGAAAGAATCAGAGAGATTCTTCTTTCCACAGAGCACAAAGAGATGGATAGCCTCACAGAGCTTTTCCTTTATTTTGCCTCTCGAAGACAGCACATAAAGGAGCTTATTGTCCCTTCTTTAGAGGCAGGCAAGATAGTAATCACAGACAGGTTTTCCGATTCCACAAAGGCATATCAGGGATATGCGAGGGGCATAGATGTGGGCTTTATAGATACCCTTAACAAAGCAGTCACAGGCGGGCTCATGCCTGACCTGACAGTGCTTCTCGATACAGATGTAGAGACAGGGCTGAAACGGAACATGGGAATTAACAAACTCGACAGGCTCGAGCTTGAGGATATAGAGTTCCATAAAAGGGTAAGAGAGGGCTATCTCCTTTTAGCCAAAAAAGAGCCTAATAGGATAAAGGTCGTAGATGCAGGATTAACTGTTGAAAAGATACATGACAGGGTAGTTGAGATAGTAGAGAAATACCTTATGAGGGGTCAGAGTCGCTGA
- a CDS encoding divalent-cation tolerance protein CutA: MSEYIVVFITAPNEDEAVKIANALVSERLAGCVNIIKGVRSIYSWQGKIEDEPEVLMILKTRQSLFEPLLKRVKELHTYSVPEVIALPIVEGSEDYLKWLSEVTG, encoded by the coding sequence ATGTCTGAATACATCGTTGTCTTTATCACAGCACCCAATGAGGATGAGGCAGTCAAGATTGCAAATGCACTTGTAAGTGAGAGGCTTGCAGGCTGTGTAAATATCATAAAGGGAGTGCGGTCTATATATAGCTGGCAGGGTAAGATTGAGGATGAACCTGAAGTCCTTATGATACTGAAAACAAGGCAGAGCCTTTTTGAGCCACTTCTTAAGAGGGTTAAGGAGCTTCATACCTACTCCGTGCCAGAGGTCATTGCACTTCCAATAGTAGAAGGCTCAGAGGACTATCTTAAGTGGCTTTCTGAGGTAACAGGCTGA
- a CDS encoding methionine synthase, protein MEIKPFSTTGIGSLPHTDPLKAVRVVLETFDIPFWPQMTRLSFKEGMIAQYSEGMPFIKVDSEQGSIWIDKDNPQGLERFYETYTDETLISISEDYAKGLYAFLNLIRERQFEFLKCHVTGPLTFTLGLKDKTGVPVYYDEELREISLMLLKAKIRWQIETFKVNAKGVIMFIDEPILSALGSTAYIGVKEDEALRLLKETSDAIWKAGGIPGIHCCGRADWPLVTKAGVRILNFDAYGYADTLMIYPEEIRSFMEQGGILAWGIVPTTEAIRRETDTSIRRRFLEALDRFSKHIPIESLRKNIILTPSCGTGSLSIPEALKVFQLLARLKEDVS, encoded by the coding sequence ATGGAGATTAAGCCATTTTCAACAACAGGCATTGGAAGCCTTCCCCATACAGACCCTCTAAAGGCTGTAAGGGTTGTCCTTGAGACATTTGACATACCATTCTGGCCACAGATGACAAGGCTCTCATTCAAGGAAGGCATGATTGCCCAGTATTCTGAGGGAATGCCTTTTATAAAGGTAGATTCAGAGCAAGGCTCTATATGGATAGACAAAGACAATCCTCAGGGTCTTGAGAGGTTTTATGAGACTTACACAGATGAAACACTTATTTCAATCTCAGAGGACTATGCAAAGGGGCTTTATGCCTTCCTTAACTTGATAAGAGAAAGGCAGTTTGAGTTTCTCAAGTGCCATGTGACAGGTCCTCTTACATTCACTTTAGGACTTAAGGACAAAACAGGTGTGCCTGTTTATTATGACGAGGAGCTAAGGGAGATTTCCCTTATGCTCCTTAAAGCAAAAATCAGGTGGCAGATTGAGACATTCAAAGTAAACGCAAAAGGCGTTATAATGTTCATAGATGAGCCAATCCTTTCTGCATTGGGAAGCACTGCTTATATTGGGGTAAAAGAAGATGAGGCACTTAGACTTCTTAAGGAGACCTCGGATGCCATCTGGAAAGCAGGTGGAATCCCTGGGATTCACTGTTGTGGAAGGGCAGACTGGCCACTGGTTACGAAGGCAGGCGTAAGGATATTAAACTTTGATGCCTATGGATATGCAGACACACTGATGATATATCCAGAGGAGATAAGGAGTTTTATGGAGCAGGGCGGAATACTTGCATGGGGAATTGTGCCAACGACAGAGGCAATAAGGCGGGAGACAGATACCTCCATAAGGAGGCGGTTTCTTGAGGCATTAGATAGATTTTCAAAGCACATACCCATTGAGAGCCTGCGTAAAAACATTATCCTTACACCCTCATGCGGAACAGGCTCTTTAAGCATCCCCGAGGCACTGAAGGTCTTTCAACTGCTTGCGAGGCTTAAGGAGGATGTGTCATGA